DNA sequence from the Cercospora beticola chromosome 8, complete sequence genome:
CTTCAGATCCGGCCTCGTTCCACCTACGCGAACGACCAGTGAGAGAAGGTGGGGGTCGTTGAGTTCAGCTCGCTCAGCAACAAAATTTCGCAGATATGGTAGCAAAATCTCGTTGAAACGATCCGCGCCAAGTCTGTGCACCATATCGCAGAATTGTGCGAAATAAGGAGCCCAGGTGCCGTTGCGGAAAATGTCTAGCGTCTTGACCATCTTCTGGACAGCTCCGATGGGCGCCGACTGCAGTACCAGGGCGTATAGACTGAGTACAGCGTGTGCGAGCTTTGCGTCTTGTTCCTGTAGCCTCTGAGCTGCGGTGGCAAGGTCCTCAGTGACTTGCACAACAGTTTTCCATTCTGTGATACGAGAGCCTTTGCGTACGGACACGGCTGTGGAAAGCAGGGAAGTGCAGAATTGGATGCTAGTGGCACTAGCTGCACCTACGCTCTGTTGTATGTGCAAGACAATCGTGTCTAAGACAGGCTTGAAACCCTCCTGGTTGCTGAAGTGGATAAAGTCGGTTAGCAACCCACAAACGATGCGCTCGGCACTGGCCGATTCATCCTGCATGATCCTCTCAGCCGTCGGGAAAGTTGTCTGCAGTATAGCGGCACCGCCGTTGGCGAGCCCTTGCTGAACGCCTCGAATCGATTCACTAAGCACAGCCATGACACCTTGCTGATGGAGATCCGCGGTAGTCTCCGTGGTCGTCTGAGCACAGTCGTTCAGTATGCGTTCTACGACGGTAGTCAGGGGCTTGGAATCCCGTTCATAGACAATGGCTGCTTTTCGCACCAGGAACGCGAACGCTTCAGCGGCGTATCGGACGATGAATGGCTTCTGTTTCTCTTTGCCCATATAAGGAGCCAGCAGGTCATACAAAGGTCGGAGGTCCGGCACGAGCAATCGCGAGAGATGCTTGAACAACCATGCCAAACAGTCAAAACCGGCGTTTATCACTGCCAGGTCTTCGTGCTTTGCGGCGACAGCCAGGACGGAAGCCACGGCGCGTTGGAAGTGCTTCTCGAAGCGGGTGTCCAGATCTCGGGCCAAGTTCCATAGCAAATTGAACAGCGGGTCCATAGCCAGCGCATCGCCTCTTCCAATGTATTCCATCAGCAAGTCCACAATCTTGTTCTCGTTGTGCAGGACCACGGGCAGGTTGTCGCATAGCGGGGCGGCATCTTTGGCGAATGCGCTGAAGGTTGTCGACAGATTTGTATCCCTCCATTCTGACAGAGCCTCCCCAAAGTATGTGTGCGAAGTCTCTacctccttctcttcctgctcAACATGTCGCCTCCGTCGAATCGGGTCGATCTTGAGCGTTGCGATGCGCTCGTTGAAGGACTGGAAGCGGTAATTTTTGGTGTGTGCCGTCGTTCGTTTCGTGTCCTTCTTCGGCTTGACGACCTTACTGGCCTTGACGCCTCGTCCTCTAGCCATGGACGACATGCTGTCTACATGTCGCTGTCTTGCAGACGGTCGCCAAAAAAGTTCAAAAGTTCTCGAGAGCTTCCAGCGGACTTCTTAAACTAGCCGAAAGCTTATCTTGCATCGCGCTTTCCCCCTTTGGGAGCAGCATGAAAAGACATCGCGAGCGGAGAGGAAGTCGCGTAACACATGTGCATCACCGAGAGAAGCCACCCGCCTCCAATAGCCAGACCTTTTGTGCATTCCAAAGGGCTCATGGGCAGGAATCGCATATGTTCGTCGATGCTCAATTGAGATCAGCCGTCGTCACATGAGTGCTTCCAGCTTCCTCTCACAAGCTCATCACTGAATTCACCTCACGCGTCGGCAACTGACGACAATCGCACGTCGAGCATAAAACATGGCTTCTAAGATGTAAGTTCCATGCCACATCCACAGCAAGACTTCCTATGGCTGCCAATATGGACGTTGACATGGTGATTTCCGCCAATTCAGCCTTCGACCAGGGCCTCGATGTGCCTATCGACATGGACGACCACATGGGCCTCCATGTCGGACTCAGCGATGCCACTGCTAACACCATACGCAGTGCCATAATCGGCGATGTCAACGGGAAGTTCTCTACTGTCTTCGGACAGAAACTCGCCACcatgcagaagaagcagaacttCGCCTTTGCGATTGTCGCCGGCAATCTTTTTGCAGAGCCCGATACGATCACTGAGGAGGAGAAAGTAGAGCAAGAAAAGCTTCTCGCCGGCCAGATTGAGATTCCTGTCACGACATATTTCACGATCAGCACGCGCGCACTCCCATCGCCAGTCCTTGAGAGACTACGAAACAACAATGGCGAGCTTTGCCCGAATCTCAGTGTTCTTGCCCGTAAATCTCTCTTCAAGACGTCAGAAGCATTTAAGATCGTCACTCTGGGTGGCAACTACGCCGATGTGTTGCCCGACGACGCCGACGAGTACACTGCCAAGTATACTGACAAGGACATCGGCGAAGCTGCTGCGTTCGGCGAGGTGGACATCCTGATCACCAGCGACTGGCCTGCAGAAATCAGGATCGGGTCTAAGAATCAGTACGAAGGACGCTCACCGCCCGGAATCCGAGGCTTGGGCGACTTGGTCAGCGCACTAAAGCCTCGATATCACTTCTCCACTTCGCAGCGATTCTTCGAGCGCGAGCCCTTCTTCCATAATGCGGAGCCTCCACGACCGATCACTCGCTTCGTTAGTGTTGCACCGTTTGGTACTGTCAAGTCAAGCGGCGCGGGTGCCGAGAAATGGATCGCTGCATACAATCTGGAGCCATCAGCGCCTGCTCCGCAGGTCCCACCTGAGGGAACCACGGCGACTCCTTTTGTGCAGACGAGAAAGCGCAAATCTATTGATGCAAATGGTGGAGCTCAGAATGGGTTCCGCTTCGCCAGCGGCGGAGGACGCTCATACAACGACTGGGATGGAGATCAGGGCCGACCGTACAAGCGCGGCAAGCGGCAACATCAGCGCAACCAGCGACAAGAACCACAGGAATGCTACTTCTGTCTTGGCAAGAACAACGCCGAAGTGCACATGATTACTTCGATCGGAGACAATGCGTACATGACCATCGCCAAAGGCCCTCTGGCAACCCGGCAGACCTTTCCAAAGCTTGGCATTCCTTGCCACATGCTGATAATTCCGGTGGAACACGCGCCAACCATCCAGGCGCTGAACGAAGAAACTCGTGAAGCGACACACAAAGAGATGAGTCGGTACCGCGATGCCCTTCACAACATGATTTCGAGTAAATCTACCTCTGGTGCAGACGGAGAAGCCGAACTCGGTGCAGTGACCTGGGAGATCAGCAGAGGCGGCGGTGTGCATTTGCACTGGCAATTCCTCCCTGTACCCGTCGCGATGGTCAAAGACGGCCGTATAGAGGCTGCATTCGATGTGGAGGCCGAAAACCAGCACTATCCGAGATTCGCCAAGACAGATGGAGAGAAAGCCGCTGCACAGGAGGGTCACTACTTCAAAGCTATGATCTGGTCGGAAGGAAGCGAGAAGGAAATAGTGTTGCCTCTCGACGAGACTTTCCGATTCGATCTACAGTTTGGGAGAAGAGTACTCGGGAAATTGATGGGCCTTGAGGAGCGAAGCCACTGGCGCGATGTGGCACAGAGCCAAGCAGAGGAGGATGCGGACGCTTCCGCTTTCAAAGAGGCTTTCAAGCAATACGACTTCACGTTGACGGACGATGACTGAATCGAGGCATGCTGAAAATGGAGCGCCTGGCACGACGAATTGCGATCTGCATGAGTGTAAATTCGAGTTCCAGAGGCCCTCCCATGCATCGCGACATTTGGATTCGGGCAAGTGCATCAGACATCCAAGGCTGGCGGGATGTGCAACAAAAGCTGCACAGTGAGCACCGGAAAGCATGGTCCCACCTCGAGTCTGCTGGAAGTTTGGAATAGATCTGCAGTCAATCTATTCGCAGACATCGATTTGATCTGGTCAATGTTCATACTattcctgcttcttcagtTCCAGATTTGGATTCTTTGCAATTGCTCCGACCTCTGCTGGGAGCAATGCACCCTTTGGTGGAGTACTCTTGGCCTTAAAGTCATCGCATATGCTCTCCATCGTCACCCATTCGATACCCTCGTGCTTGTTTATTCTCTCGATGATTCTACTCAAAGCATTAGAGACTGTTAACAGCATGACAACTTGTGTTTTCTCACCTTTCAAGCATAAGCAATCCATGAGGATGTCCGCACACATCAGGATGCACAGTCACAGGGAACACAAACTCATCGTACTCGCGATAGAAATAGTCAAACTGATCCATCCACAGCTCTTCGACATCGCGCGGGTTGACCCAGCCATGACTATTCGGTGCCTTTTTGATGAACATCATCGGAGGCAGATCGTCCAGATACCAAGAAGCAGGGATTTCGACAAGTCCTGTCATCGGTCCACCTTCGAGAGGCTATGTCACACAATTCAGATCAGCTACACCGCTTTCCGCACCAGGCTTCAAAGCTCTTACCTTCATCCAATGCTCCGGATGTTTCTTGAAATCAATCGGAGTCCACTTATCTCCAGTCCGCAACCAATAGCATTGACAATCGTGGTGACTGAAACTGTGATCATACTCCAGCCCATACTTCAACATCAATTCCGCTCCTTCTTGACTACTCTCCCACCAGGGCGCCACAATGCCTCTCGGCGGCTTACCCTGGAACTCTGTAATCAGTTTGTAACACTTATCCATCACAGCTGTCTGCTGCTCGAGTGTCATGGCAATGGGATTCTCGTGACTGTAGCCATGCAGACCGATTTCATGGCCAGCATCTGCAATCATGCGGCATTCTTCCGGGAAAGTCTCAAGACTGTGGCCCGGAATGAACCAAgttgtggtgatgttgtATTTCTCGAAGAGCTTGAGGAGACGTCGTACGCCGATGGTGCCGGCGAAGAGACCGCGAGATATGTCGGAGGTTGAGTCTTCGCCGCCATAGCTACCAAGCCAACCGGCGACAGCGTCGATGTCAACGCTGATGCAGCATTGTACTCCTAGAGATTGtgagtgttgttgatgaagagTTGACAAGGTAATTTTGAGATATACTCTTGTTGCCCATGTTTATTGCACTTGCTTACGAgctttctcttttcttcaatcgctgctgcactgctATCCAGTTACCTTGATGGAGAGCAAGAGGCCACATGTCAGTATATAAGCAATTCCATCCCGCTTGGGCCTACGCCCACtcatttcttctcctcgcgtTGGCGAAGGCATTGGTAGTGGGGCTGTTGCCCGTGGGCCGGCGGCCAACATCCCAAGCAAGCTCTGTGTCTTGATGACGTCGCAGATGACCTACAAACCCATGCAGCCATGCTTTGTTCGAACTCTTATCGCAGCCAATACGAGACGGCTGTGCTACAGCTTTCGGCTGCTAGGACGTGAGGAAGGTGAGTGTACAAGGTCATGAGCAGGTGGAAAGAGGGGAAGCCTGTGCTCGTGTGTCACCATTCGGGATCGCATTTCGCGCCTCGACGCCGAGATACATCCTCACTCAAGGCAGCCGCCACCACgcgctagagaatatagtgCAATCCGCCATCATCAAGATAAATACTGGAGGTGTCAAACGATGGAAATATGCCTGAATCATCACCCAAGTCTTTCACTTCTCTCTggccatcaacaccaccaagACCATTCCAAACACTTTCACCAAAAATTCCAACAATAACCGCCACCCAAAAAGTCCTAACAACCTACGAACTCCTCGAAcccatcctcctccacctcccctTCAACCAGCTTCTCACCAGCCAACGCGTCTCCAAAACCTGGCACACCCTCATAACCCGCTCTATCCACATCCAAGAAAAactattcctcttctctccccACAAACCCATAAAACCCATCAAACCCATCCACCGCGAAAGCCTCCACGGCGCCTACAGAGTCCTCTATCGCGCCAAAAACTTCCAACTATGTCCCGCCACCCCAGCAGCCGAACCTCGACCCCAAGCATTTACATATGGCATGTACAACCACCCAGTCCCACCGCTTCCGAGACAATACAGGAAAGCCAGCGTTTTAGCGAGATGGAACCTTACGGATTCTGGAGATATATTGCATTTTTCGATAGGGATGGGAGGACTTCTTGATCCGAACTTCCcgccagaagaagaaattGCATCCTGGAAGAATATGCATATTGCATCGCCGCCTTTGGAGGCTGTGGATTTGGATTTCTTACCTGATGTGCCAgagtatagttatactttgACGATTTGGAATCCGAAAGGCGTGACGTTAGGAGAACTGTATGAATGGACGTTCAAGTTGGGAAGATTGTTTGAGAAGTCGGGTGGTTTTAGGCTGACTGAGAGGATCACAGTGGCGAGTTTCTGGGTTTATGCATCTGAGTGAAGCTGTGACaaggaaagagaaggaacGTTACTGGAACATTTTCGCCGTGCTGGAGCACGCATTGATCTCTCACAGGAACGAGTTGTTAGCTGCTGCGGGTATCACTCATCGCAAGGGCATCGAAAGTCGCGAATAGGAACATCGATTGCATTACTGTTGTTCTCGACGTATTGATGCTCAAGGAAATGCTTGGCGGCAATGGTAAAGTGAAGCGGGCGAATAGAATGTTGAGCGTTTTGGCCAACTCGTTTTACTGCAATACCACCTTGCAGCCACGTTATGCTCCGCGATTTCTCCCACTCAGCTCTCAGTGAGGAAGCTGGACCGCaggtcttcctcgtcctgaTGACCTCAGGACTAACCACGAGCTTTCCACTGCGCTCACTTCTCCCGAGGTCTTACAGACAAGTTCATACTCATCGCAGTGACGCCCACGCTCATCTGTGGAAGAGCGAAGAACCACGTCGTGACAGACTAGCATCGGCCGCATTGGCAGTCGTTCGTTGGTCAGATACATCTAACGAAGTGGCCTCGTAAGTCCGAGGTCCGATGGTAGAAGGATACGCGTCGGGCTCCAGAGTGAAGCGTCGAATTGGATTGGGGTTCCTTTGATTCTCTTTTTCCATGCGGTAGGCGTTATCACGCTGACGTTGGAGCTCATTGTTCGAGCGAGTGGCAGCATCGAGCTTTTCTTGCAGCTCTCTGTTCAACAGCTGAGCGTGAACGAGTTCATTCTGTGTATCTCTGCAACGCCCCTTCGCATCTTCAACCTGCTCAGATCGGCCGTCGAGGCGGCCTTGCAATCGACCGATTCGCTCTGCGAACTCTAGGCGGACGGCGGCCTCGACGCCGTTTGCTGCTTTCAGTTGTGTTTCGAGCGACGTAATCCGCGAACGGTAGTGCTCGATAACAGTCTCTTGAGCCGTGTTGAGTCGCAGTGACGCCTGGCCCTCGACGAGCACAGAACCGGTGCACTTCTGTTTGAGCACATCTTCTGCGATCAAGAGCTCGTTCTCGCGCTGGGCTAAGGCGTTCTCCCGGGTTCTTACTCGTGACTCTCGTCTGGCAAGTGCAACCCCCTCACGAGCGAGAAGCGCGGCGATGGTGGCCTTGTCTTTGTGGACCCTGTGGGCGACATACATGACTTCGGCTGTGCGGCGCCTCCTCTTCACGATCTGGAGGAGACGGCTTTGCGTAGGTGCAGGCCGAGAATGAGTGCGGCGCTCGTCTTTCGTGGGTGGCGAAGGCCAGCTCGCAAACGCGTCGGTTGTTGCGTTACCAATTTCCTGGCCATGAACTCGGCTCTCACGTGTGTGCGATGTAGCCGGCAGAAGTTTTGACCCAGTAGTCGTGTTGTGGAAGCCATTCGTACGCCGCTGgaacggcggcggcggcggcggcagcgacgGCAGCAATGGTCTCGACATTCTGAAGTCGCTGTTGACATGCGAATGTGATGAGGTTGGAGCAGTCTGGAAGGGAGGTGGAATATGGACTTTGTTCGGCACGCACCTTCCACGTCCACCGTTGCACGCGACGTGACTTCCATGCAGCTCGCAGGCTGACCAAGCTGCAATGCTCCGCCATCACTTTTTTGACGTACTTCCGCTCTTCtgcgcttcacttcacttcggtCGAAGAAGCCCATGGCTGTCGGAAACACGCATCGGCCTCCTTCAGCGCTCTCATATAGGATGCACCCGACTACTCTTCATCTCTCCCGGCTCATTGAACAACTCCTCAATCGGATTCTTGTTCAAAGCCTCATACCACTGCAAAAAGCTCCCAATAAAATAACACGCAGAACCCCACATAGTCGCAAGATCACCTATGAATCAAAAGTCAGCAAACATTCCACCCCCAAAATCCGCCTCACTCAATCGCCTGTTCAACTCACTTTGATACTCCGCCCAATGCGCCTCCTCCCCACTCGCAAGCGCTTTAATCCCAAAACAAGCAATCAACTCAAACCCCACCGACCCAGCCGTCGACCAAACTCCAATCCACCAGCCCAAAATCCCCGGCTCAGGTTTCCACCACTTCTCCTGCGTCTCCAACATAAACATCAAACTCGCAATCAAAAAGCACAAAGCAGCCACGACCTGCGGGATCCAAAATGCAGCCAACTCCTGCCAAGGTTTCAAAGATGTCAGAATTCCGGGTAAAATGACCACGGCCGTGACACCATATAGCGTGACACCGAAAAGTTGAATTGCACAAGCCAAGTATCCGATCTCGTAGACGTGATGTGATCGAAGGGCTTTCCATGtcggccaccaccgccaggTTGAGTACCATACACTGCCTTGAAGACTTTCATCGCCACCGAGATCCACGCCTCCGCGTCGAGGAGCAGGAGATTTGCCTTGAGGGTAGATCGACCCGGGTCGACGAAGACAGTCTTCTTTCGTCTTCCATCCTGCCTCAGGATCAACGTCACCATCTGCGTCTGGCATCTTCGTGTCCGGGTTTCGATGCGGACGTCGAGGCTTCACGTGTCCGAAAAAGTCTTTGACTTTCTCGTCTAATAGCTTCTTGGAATCTTCCTCGTGCCCGTCTAGTAATCTCCTCATCGCTGCTCCATGAAATGACCCGTCGTTCACCGCTTCGAGATAGGCCGCCACAGCTCCAACTTGGTAAAACAGAGCTCcgatgaagaagcacaagGGACCACCCAGCTTGTCCGCAGATGCAGTCTCAAACCCTACGCCAAAAGCCACAGGACCCCAGGCGAGCGCGCCGTCTGCAACGAAGAGCGCAGAGCCGATGGTATAGGACGCGCCACTCCAGAAAGACATATCCCAGTAGGGGAAAGTGGTGGCCATGCGATAGAGGTTATGTGCGATGTCGGTGATCTTCGAGCTCATGCGAGGAGTGTAGCGCAATGGCAGAAAGGACCCGTTTCCATCGTCCTCGACTGGTAATCGAGGGACGGCAATAGAATTCCTGCCCTTGCGATTATCTCTGGCGCGCCAGAGCAGAGACGTTTCTTCTTGTGGCGTAGCAGAATCCGAGTCATCCTGGTACCGCACTTTCATGCGGATCGTGGTGGGATTAAGGAAGCGAGAGACGCCATGTGCGTGGACGCTGTCGAAGTGCAGCTTGTGTCCGAATGTTCTGACTTTGTCGACCACGCCGGCTTGAACATCATCGACAGCGGTCTTGAATTTGTCAAGATGAGGGTGTTCACCGCTGATCGAGGTGGTACTTTGTGCGCGTTTACTGGATTTACGGGTTGAACGGCTTGTGCTTCTGCCGCCAGATTTGTCGGCCGTGACTGAAGGTGAGGTCGCGTAGTCCAGCCGACTGGTGCGAGGTGCTTCGGCAGTCTGAGCTTGTGATTGCTGCTCCAATTCGTCCTTCACGAACGGGTCGGGGTTGTCAAAGTTTTCCATAGTTTGACATATCTCAGCAAGATCTGAAACGTGCAATGAGTTCTGTAAGCAGCAACAAGATTGACGCGCAAGCTTTGCTCAAGCTCGACACGGCTTGGAGGGCAGAGCTTGAGTTGTGCTTTTGGCGCAATAGTCGAAGGATCACAGGATGAGACTCCGAGAAGGACTGTGGTGATGACATGCTGAATAACAAGGTTCACGATAAATGGCGGATGACCAGAAAAGAGAGCGGTGCAATTGGAGCGCAGTGCGACTTCTCAGATCTGCTCCACTCACGATGAGCCAGAGAGTGCCAGAGACCTGGTATCCTTGTTTGTTGAGCATGACTTGTATGCAGCGACGACGGAGTGGCTTGCCGTTGGCATTTCGACGATCGTGA
Encoded proteins:
- a CDS encoding uncharacterized protein (antiSMASH:Cluster_6); translation: MSRPLLPSLPPPPPPFQRRTNGFHNTTTGSKLLPATSHTRESRVHGQEIGNATTDAFASWPSPPTKDERRTHSRPAPTQSRLLQIVKRRRRTAEVMYVAHRVHKDKATIAALLAREGVALARRESRVRTRENALAQRENELLIAEDVLKQKCTGSVLVEGQASLRLNTAQETVIEHYRSRITSLETQLKAANGVEAAVRLEFAERIGRLQGRLDGRSEQVEDAKGRCRDTQNELVHAQLLNRELQEKLDAATRSNNELQRQRDNAYRMEKENQRNPNPIRRFTLEPDAYPSTIGPRTYEATSLDVSDQRTTANAADASLSRRGSSLFHR
- a CDS encoding uncharacterized protein (CAZy:CE4~antiSMASH:Cluster_6), with product MGNKRVQCCISVDIDAVAGWLGSYGGEDSTSDISRGLFAGTIGVRRLLKLFEKYNITTTWFIPGHSLETFPEECRMIADAGHEIGLHGYSHENPIAMTLEQQTAVMDKCYKLITEFQGKPPRGIVAPWWESSQEGAELMLKYGLEYDHSFSHHDCQCYWLRTGDKWTPIDFKKHPEHWMKPLEGGPMTGLVEIPASWYLDDLPPMMFIKKAPNSHGWVNPRDVEELWMDQFDYFYREYDEFVFPVTVHPDVCGHPHGLLMLERIIERINKHEGIEWVTMESICDDFKAKSTPPKGALLPAEVGAIAKNPNLELKKQE
- a CDS encoding uncharacterized protein (antiSMASH:Cluster_6) is translated as MENFDNPDPFVKDELEQQSQAQTAEAPRTSRLDYATSPSVTADKSGGRSTSRSTRKSSKRAQSTTSISGEHPHLDKFKTAVDDVQAGVVDKVRTFGHKLHFDSVHAHGVSRFLNPTTIRMKVRYQDDSDSATPQEETSLLWRARDNRKGRNSIAVPRLPVEDDGNGSFLPLRYTPRMSSKITDIAHNLYRMATTFPYWDMSFWSGASYTIGSALFVADGALAWGPVAFGVGFETASADKLGGPLCFFIGALFYQVGAVAAYLEAVNDGSFHGAAMRRLLDGHEEDSKKLLDEKVKDFFGHVKPRRPHRNPDTKMPDADGDVDPEAGWKTKEDCLRRPGSIYPQGKSPAPRRGGVDLGGDESLQGSVWYSTWRWWPTWKALRSHHVYEIGYLACAIQLFGVTLYGVTAVVILPGILTSLKPWQELAAFWIPQVVAALCFLIASLMFMLETQEKWWKPEPGILGWWIGVWSTAGSVGFELIACFGIKALASGEEAHWAEYQSDLATMWGSACYFIGSFLQWYEALNKNPIEELFNEPGEMKSSRVHPI
- a CDS encoding uncharacterized protein (antiSMASH:Cluster_6~BUSCO:EOG09262HKC), which encodes MDVDMVISANSAFDQGLDVPIDMDDHMGLHVGLSDATANTIRSAIIGDVNGKFSTVFGQKLATMQKKQNFAFAIVAGNLFAEPDTITEEEKVEQEKLLAGQIEIPVTTYFTISTRALPSPVLERLRNNNGELCPNLSVLARKSLFKTSEAFKIVTLGGNYADVLPDDADEYTAKYTDKDIGEAAAFGEVDILITSDWPAEIRIGSKNQYEGRSPPGIRGLGDLVSALKPRYHFSTSQRFFEREPFFHNAEPPRPITRFVSVAPFGTVKSSGAGAEKWIAAYNLEPSAPAPQVPPEGTTATPFVQTRKRKSIDANGGAQNGFRFASGGGRSYNDWDGDQGRPYKRGKRQHQRNQRQEPQECYFCLGKNNAEVHMITSIGDNAYMTIAKGPLATRQTFPKLGIPCHMLIIPVEHAPTIQALNEETREATHKEMSRYRDALHNMISSKSTSGADGEAELGAVTWEISRGGGVHLHWQFLPVPVAMVKDGRIEAAFDVEAENQHYPRFAKTDGEKAAAQEGHYFKAMIWSEGSEKEIVLPLDETFRFDLQFGRRVLGKLMGLEERSHWRDVAQSQAEEDADASAFKEAFKQYDFTLTDDD